AGAGGAATCATCTGATGTGTCAGCAGGTTTCACATCTTCTGGAActgacttttttatttctgcttttgcatcTGTGCTTGTTTCATCCCCAGGAGATGAAAAGCCAATACTTGGAAGCCAAAATTTAAATCTTCCAGGAGATCTTTTATTAtcagtcttttctttctcattggTTATGTCTTTTTCTTCACCTTCCACTGCTTCAACTACATCTTCATCTtcagagagaggagctgcagttaTTCCCTCTGGTGATTTACCAGGAAAACCCTCTTCAAGTTTACTGGAACCCTTTACTTCAGCAGCAGATGTTTTTAACTTTGACAAACTTACTTTTCCTCTAGATTCTTCAGACCCATGGTGTGGTTTGTCAGACAGTTTAagctcagcactgccagttctctgtgctgctgctccaaagcTTTCACCAGCACCTGTAGGTCTTCTCACTGATGCATCTCCTGTTGGAGATGGCTGCTGGACCAGCACATCTAAATCACTGTGTGATTCAGGCAACTTGGCCTTGAGCAATGAGAatcccaaagcagcagttttGACCTCTGATGACAGAATCTCTGattctttcagtatttcagtagTATAAATTTCACACCGCTCAATAGCAACATGTTCAGGTTCTACTTTTTCACTTACTTCTTGGCCCTCTATGTAAGACCAATGAATGTCTTGTCCTGCACTTGAAAGGGAGGACTCTATGGTAGCTGTCATTTGTGCTGTTTTAATGTCAGGTTCAGTCAGTGtcaaaattttgctttttgctttttgaataCCCCCCTCTACAGCTCCCTGTGTTTCTTCAGAGATAGCAGAGCTTGCTTGCAGTCGCACTATTTCAATGTCAGTACTAGATCCCTTTGGATCTGTTACTACTTTTGACAGTAAAACATCAGCTTCAATTGGGAGAGTTCTGAAAGTGAATCTTGGTATTTTTAGTTTGGGAATTTTTACACTTACTTCTGGGACACCTTGTGTTTGGTCCACTGTTTCCCCTGTTATTCTGGCAGATGCTTCTTTATGATCTAGACCTGGACTTTTCAGGCCAATCAATCCTTCTGGTTTTTGTaactgcatttctgcagtgtcTCTTTCACTTTGAGGTGCTGAATCAGCTTCTGACTTTGGCAAACTGGTATCATCTTCAAACCCCTTGATTTCAGAATGCAACATTCCAAACCTTGGAATCTTAAACTTGTATGCTTTAATTTTACTTGTTTCTGCTCTGTCTTCTACTTGCACTTCCACTCCTGCAGACACATCCTTTTCAACACTTTTCACgcaaaatttcatttcaggatCTACTCCAGTAATTTTAACATCCGTCTTCAATGTCGGAACTTCTACCTTTAGATCTTCCAGTTTAGCAGTAACGTAAGTACCATCTTCTGATCCTTTTGTTGTAGACCATTCACACACAGTCCTTTTTAATTGACTTTCTTCACTGTCTTTTCCTGTAATTTTCACCTCGCcctttatctttccttttttgattGCTGCCTCTTTGTTTGGAATATCTAGCTCTTCCTTTGGAAGATTAACatctattttcttctgtgttgcATCCAGAGTAATTTCAGCTGATGATGGCTTGCATCCTACCCCTGATGTCTCTAATTTCATAGAACTTTCTACTTTTTGGACATTTATATCCTGTGATTTGCCTTTATGCTCTGGAGACGTCAGAGTACACGTAGGAAACCTATTTGTTGAACTCCTGGCTTTGTCAGTTTCTGAAGCACTTGGGTATGATTTAGACAATTCTGCTGTAGACACTGTGATTTCTGAAGTATGTCCTTCAGCACTGCGCTTAACTACCTCTGCATAAGTTTCAGTTTTTGGAAGACTCACTCCACTATCTGTTCTTTCTGCAGATAATGAAATATGTCCTTCAATTTCTGGCAAGCTAACATTAGACATCTTCACAGAATCTTCTAATTTTTGAATCCCTTCTTTTCCAATAGTAATTTCAGCAACTGCATGTGGTAATGAGAAGGTATTTTCAGGAACacttgtttcagtttgtgctttAGCAGAAGGAATAGTTGCCTGAGCTTTTTCCATACTTCTTTCAATATCGGCATCacttttttgttcctttaagGATGACCTGCCAAATGCAGGTATTCTGAATTTTGGCATTTTAAACCATCCCTGATGTTCTTCAGTCTGAActtcttcagcttttatttcatgttcttttaGTTTGATTTCCTTCTCCTCAAGACTCTCACTAACACTCTCTGTCTTTGGTTTGGACACTGACTGGGTGCTTATGTCTACCTTTGCATCTTCAATGCCACCTGTCAGAGCTTGGGGTGTTTTTATCTTACCATCAACTCCTCCAGGATCTGACATATCAGATATAAGTTCTGATGCTGGAACTCCCACAGCAATGCCAGCAATTTCATTTGTTGTTCTTAGTTGGGGTAGCTCAGCCTCTATTTTTGGAGAGCTGATCTCTGTCTCTGGGACTTTCCCTTTTATTCGGGAGATTCCAAACTTTGTCTTCTGGAACGTGGGCATTTTAATCTTCCCTTCAGGACCTTCcaatttcacttttcttccaTCCACAACTGATGAGCTTTCTGTTAGTATATCAGGGCTCTTCAAATCAACTGAAGCTTCTCCTTTGGGGAGCTTAGTACCTGTTTTTTGAATGTTACATTCATTGGCAGAACTTATTTTTAAGTCAACCTGTTGAAAGCTCCTCTCTGAGGGAGTCAAAGAAGCATCAATCTTTGCTGAGCTGACTGTTATTTCAGTTTTAGAGGCTTCAGTTTCTACTCTGGAAAACTCCAGAGTGTGGACTCTAGTGTCAGCCAGTTTTATGCTGATTTGTGCCCCTTCTTCAGTCCCTTCAGGATGACTTTTTTCTATATCAGGTATCTTAATAGAATCATCACCCTCTATTTCTGTTTTAGGAAGAGTAGCATCAACTTCAACTTTTTGAGATTTTGGAACCTTTATCTTGGAGAGTGAAATTTTAGGCATGACAAATTGAGGTTTTTTAATTGGACTTTTTTGTTCAACTTTTCCTGAGGATATTTCCAGATCAAGGTCTGCCCCACTACCTTGATCATCAGCTGCAGTTTCTTTCACTTCTGTGTCTATTCTGCTTGACACGACAGCAAGCTTTTGGTCTTCCAAATTTGCTCCAGAATCAGATTTAACACTTGCTTCCTTCTTTGGTGACCAACTGAAGGACGGAAGTTTGAATTTGGGCATTTTGAAAtgtccttccttctcttctccttctccatcttgctttatttCCCCCTTGATCGTTACTGCTGCATCTGAATCCTGAATATCACTGTCTGGTTTTGGAAAAGGGATGTCAGCTGATGGGAGGTGAACATCAGCCTCTGATGTCTTACTGTCAGTTTTGGTAATTTTGGCTTCAGGGCTGTAAATCCTTTTTTCTGTGCCACATTCTGCCTTCAAGTCTGGTGCTTCAACAGCAATGTCAGATATTTCTACTGTTGCTTTTAGTTGGGGAACCTTGACTTCTGATTTGGATTGGCCAACATCCTTTTCCAACCTTTTCCCTTTAGAAAGTGTAATTCCTACCTTTGGCATTTGGAATTTAGACATTTTTGTTTTCGCTTCAGAACCTTCAGCTTTTATCTCTACATCACCCACAGCAATTTCACTTGATTTTCTTTCAACACTTATGTCAGGACTCTTCACCTCAAGCAAACCTTCAGGTGTCATCTTAATATCTGAGGTGGAGAGGCTGGCATTAGCAGCAGCCGATTTCAGAGTCAGATCATCTCCTTCACAGGTAGGAACTTTGACCTCACCTGTAGGCATGCTAATATGCATCTCTACTTTGGGAGCTTGGGCTTCTGGTTTGGAAAATTCTGAAGGTGGGACTGTAACTTTAGGCACTTTTATGCCCAGTCCTGCAACTTCTCCACTACTTCCTTTCTCAGATTTCTGAACAGaaacagcttctttttcttctttgggtCCAGAAACATCAGTTTCCAGTACAGGCAGAGAGACCTGTACTTTCTGACCCTTAATTTTAGGGAATGAGATCTTTGGCATGGTAAATTGGGACTTCTTGGTTTTGGCCTTTTCACCATCTTTTTCTGTTGTATCAAATTCTTCATGAGTGTATTGATTCTCAGGAGTAGGTAAAGTTAATTCAGATCCCATGTCTCCAGATAAGGTAGACAAAGTGGGTCCTTCCAGATGTTCCTCAACAGGAGAAGGAGCAATAGCTTCTTTCTTTGGTGACCACCTAAATGAAGGCAGCTTGAATTTTGAtgatttaaatttgttttctttctcctcagtACCCTTTTCTCCTGTAGCTACTTCCTGTTCTGCCTTGCACTCTAAATCTGGGCCACGGATTTCTGCTTCTAAGTTGGGCAAGGTAGCCTCCATGGGTGAGAGATTTGGGTCCACTGTTGGTGCATCCAGAACAACTTCAAGTGAAGGTTTATGCAACTTTACACCAAGATGGGGATCAGAAATTTGAGCTGTTTTTTCAATATCAGGACCAGTCATATCAGATGATATCCTTCCCTTGGAAATGTCAGATTGCACGTTGGAACCAATGTCACCTTCAGATGCCTTTCCCTTAGATCGAATTCTGAATTTTGGTTTTCGGAATTTAGGAATTTTAACTGTGACCTCTGTGTCAACCAAAGATATTTCAGCAGATGTGGTTTTGCCCTCTAGCTTAAAACCTCCTTGCTCCTCAGAACCATCTTCACCTAAAACTTCAAAATCTGAAAGATTTTCATCACCAAGAGAAGCTAATTTTGATTCTGATTCTGTTAGATTAATTTGGTATTTAGTAAGAGTAACATCCCCCTTTTGTAATGAGGACTCCAGATCAATTTTAGATGAAGTCACTTCAGATTTAGAAAAACCAATGCTAGGAACTCTGAATTTGGTACTTTTAGACACACTCTCCCCCTTAACATCAGAAAAACGCTTAGGTTCAACACTCTCAGAAGGTACAGAAGAAGCATCCTCTGTTAAAGAATAACAAAGagtttctgaaacagaaacatcaCATCCAGATTGGCTTTGAGCATGAGGTTTGAAAGTCttagaaagagaaattttaggCATTCTAAATACAGAAGTTTTAGATTTGCCAATGTCCTCCCCTTTACCACAGGAAGAATCAAGCGGAGCATCAAAGCTGGGCGCTTGGATCTCAGAGTCAGAAAATGTCACATCAGTAATGGCAGATCCTGAGGGCACCGTCACTTGGGGCTCGGGGAGGCTGACGTCCACTTCTGCGGCCGCGGTGCCCTtggcctctctgctgctggaccaGCCAAAGGAAGGCATGCCGAACTTGGGCATCTTGAACTTGCCATCCTTGGTCTTGGCGGCCTCATTCTCTGGGACTTTGGCCTCTCCTTCAAGGCTCATCGTGGCCTCAGGCGCCTGCAGGTCGACGCTAGCCTGTGGAAGAGTGACGTCGACGGAGGGCATGCTGATGTCCACCTCTGGAGCTTTGATGTCAGCTTTGGGCATCTTGAGGGAGGGCTTCTCCAGCTTCACACTGGTGCTTTCCCCTGCAACCATCACGGTGGCGGAGGGGAGCTCAACTTCAGCCTCAGCTGTGGGCACCTCACCCTTGGGCGAGGACACTTTGAATTTGGGCTTGTCGAACTTGGGCATCTTGAGCTTGCCTTTCAGGCCCGtgccttccagctccagcttgcCTTCGGCAGACGGCGCTTTGAGGTCTACATCAGGcgcctggagctccagggagccTTCGACAGAGGGCAGCTTGACGTCTGGGGCCGTAACAGTGATGTCGCTGTCTGAGGCCTTGAGCTCTGCCTGCGGGAGGCTGATGTCTGCCTCCAGTTTGGGAGACTTGACGGTGGGCTTGGAGAAGACCACGCTGGGCACCTTGACTTTGGGCATGTGTATTTTCATACCGCCACCTTCTGCTTTGCCTGCGGCCACCTCCAGGCTGCCTTCAGCCTCGGGGCCCTGCCGGGCGACTTCGCCCTCTGAGGCTTTGGGCAGCGAGACCTCGGCCTTGGGCAGGCTGACCTGCGCCTGGGGAGCTTTCATTTTGGGCAGCTTGACGCTGGGCATCTTGACGTCTGGCATCTTGAATCTGCCTTTCTCACTCTCCGCTGCTACCGTGGCTGTCTCGATGGTCACCTCCACACCGGGCGCTTGGATTTCGGCCGTGGGAAGGGTCACCTCCACTTCAGTGGCTCTCGATGGCACCGTCACTTGGGGTTCGTGGAGGCTGATGTCCACCTCTGCGGCCGCGGTGCCCTtggcctctctgctgctggaccaGCCAAAAGAAGGCATGCCGAACTTGGGCATCTTGAACTTGCCGTCCTTGGCCTTGGCGGCCTCCTTCTCTGGGACTTTGGCCTCCCCTTCAAGGCTCATGGTGGCCTCAGGCGCCTGCAGGTCGACGCTAGCCTGTGGAAGAGTGACGTCGACAGAGGGCAGACTGATGTCCACCTTGGGAGCTTTGATGTCAGCTTTGGGTATGTTGAGGGACGACTTCTCTACCTTCACACCGGTGCCCTCCACTGTAGCCGTCACGGTGGCGCAGGGGAGCTCAACCTCAGCGCTGGGCAGGCTGACCTCAGCTGTGGGCACCTCACCCTTGGGCGAGGACACTTTGAATTTGGGCTTGTCGAACTTGGGCATCTTCAGCTTGCCTTTCAGGCCCGtgccttccagctccagcttgcCTTCGGCAGACGGCGCTTTCAGGTCTACGTCAGGcgcctggagctccagggagccTTCGACAGAGGGCAGCTTGACTTCTGGGGCCGTAACAGTGATGTCGCTGTCGGTGGCCTTGAGCTCTGCCTGCGGGAGGCTGATGTCTGCCTCCAGATTGGGAGACTTGAGGGTGGGCTTGGAGAAGACCACGCTGGGCACCGTGACTTTGGGCATGTGTATTTTCATACCGCCACCTTCTGCTTTGCCTGCGGCCACCTCCAGGCTGCCTTCAGCCTTGGGGCCCTGCAGGGTAACTTCACCCTCCGGGGCTTTGGGCAGCGAGACCTCGGCCTTGGGCAGGCTGACCTGCGCCTGGGGAGCTTTCATTTTGGGCAGCTTGATGCTGGGCATCTTGACGTCGGGCATCTTGAATCTGCCTTTCTCTCCATCTGCTGCACCCGTGGCCGTCTCGATGGTCACCTCCACACCGGGCGCTTGGATTTCGGCCGTGGGAAGGGTCACCTCCACTTCAGTGGCTCCAGAAGGCACTGTCACTTGAGGCTCGGGGAGGCTGACGTCCACTTCTGCGGCCACGGTGCCCTtggcctctctgctgctggaccaGCCAAAGGAAGGCATGCCGAACTTGGGCATCTTGAACTTGCCGTCCTTGGTCTTGGCGGCCTCCTTCTCTGGGACTTTGGCCTCTCCTTCAAGGCTCACCGTGGCCTCAGGCGCCTGCAGGTCGATGCTAGCCTGTGGAAGAGTGACGTCGACGGAGGGCAGACTGATGTCCACCTTGGGAGCTTTGATGTCAGCTTTGGGCATCTTGAGGGAGGGCTTCTCCAGCTTCACACTGGTGCTTTCCCCTGCAGCCGTCATGGTGGCGTACGGGAGCTCAACTTCAGCCTCAGCTGTGGGCACCTCACCCTTGGGCGAGGACACTTTGAATTTGGGCTTGTCGAACTTGGGCATCTTGAGCTTGCCTTTCAGGCCCGtgccttccagctccagcttgcCTTCGGTAGACGGCGATTTGAGGTCTACGTCAGGcgcctggagctccagggagccTTCGACAGAGGGCAGCTTGGCATCTGGGGCCGTGACAGTGATGTCGGTGTCAGGGgccttcagctctgcctgcgGGAGGCTGATGTCTGCCACCAGTTTGGGAGACTTGAGGGTGGGCTTGGAGAAGACCACGCTGGGCACCTTGACTTTGGGCATGTGTATTTTCATACCGCCGACATCCACTTTGCCTGCGGCCACCTCCAGGCTGCCTTCAACCTCGGGGCCCTGCAGGGCGACTTCGCCCTCCAGGGCTTTGGGCAGCGAGACCTCGGCCTTGGGCAGACTAACCTGCGCCTGGGGAGCTTTCATTTTGGGCAGCTTGACGCTGGGCATCTTGACGTCTGGCATCATGAATCCTCCTTTCTCATTCTCCGGTGCAACCGTGGCCGTCTCGACGGTCACCTCCACACCGGGCGCTTGGATTTCGGCCGCGGGCAGGGTCACCTCCACTTCAGTGGCTCCAGAAGGCACCCTCACTTGAGGCTCAGGTAGGCTGACGTCCACTTCTGCGGCCACAGTGCCTTtggcctctctgctgctggaccaGCCAAAGGAAGGCATGCCGAACTTGGGCATCTTGAACTTGCCGTCCTTGGTCTTGGTGGCCTCCTTCTCTGGGAATTTGGCCTCCCCTTCAAGGCTCATGGTGGCCTCAGGCGCCTGCAGGTCGACGCTAGCTTGTGGAAGAGTGACGTCGACGGAGGGCAGACTGACGTCCACCTTGGGAGCTTTGATGTCAGCTTTGGGCATCTTGAGGGAGGGCTTCTCCAGCTTCACACTGGTGCTTTTCCCTGCAACCATCCCGGTGGCGGAGGGGAGCTCAACTTCAGCCTCAGCTGTGGGCACCTCACCCTTGGGCGAGGACACTTTGAATTTGGGCTTGTCGAACTTGGGCATCTTGAGCTTGCCTTTCAGGCCTGtgccttccagctccagcttgcCTTCGGTAGACGGCGATTTGAGGTCTACGTCAGGcgcctggagctccagggagccTTCGACAGAGGGCAGCTTGACGTCTGGGGCCGTGACAGTGATGTCGGTGTCAGGGGCCTTGAGCTCTGCCTGCGGGAGGCTGATGTCTGCCTCCAGATTGGGAGACTTGAGGGTGGGCTTGGAGAAGACCACGCTGGGCACCGTGACTTTGGGCATGTGTATTTTCATACCGCCACCTTCTGCTTTGCCTGCGGCCACCTCCAGGCTGCCTTCGGCCTCGAAGCCCTGCAGGGTGACTTCGCCCTCCGGGGCTTTGGGCAGCGAGACCTCGGTCTTGGGCAGGCTGACCTGCGCCTGGGGAGCTTTCATTTTGGGCAGCTTGACGCTGGGCATCTTGACGTCGGGCATCTTGAATCGGCCTTCTCTCCCTCCGCTGCTACCGTGGCTGTCTCGACGGTCACCTCCACACTGGGCGTTTGGATTTCGGCAGCGGGCAGGGTCACCTCCACTTCGGTGGCTCCGGATGGCACCGTCACTTGGGGTTCGGTGAGGCTGACGTCCACCTCTGCGTCTACGGTGCCCTtggcctctctgctgctggaccaGCCAAAGGAAGGCATGCCGAACTTGGGCATCTTGAATTTGCCGTCCTTGGTCTTGGCGGCCTCCTTCTCTGGGACTTTGGCCTCCCCTTCAAGGCTCATGGTGGCCTCAGGCGCCTGCAGGTCGACGCTAGCCTGTGGAAGAGTGACGTCGACGGAGGGCATGCTGATGTCCACCTTGGGAGCTTTGATGTCAGCTTTGGGCATCTTGAGGGAGGGCTTCTCCAGCTTCACACTGGTGCTTTCCCCTGCAACCATCACGGTGGCGGAGGGGAGCTCAACTTCAGCCTCAGCTGTGGGCACCTCACCCTTGGGCGAGGACACTTTGAATTTGGGCTTGTCGAACTTGGGCATCTTGAGCTTGCCTTTCAGGCCCGtgccttccagctccagcttgcCTTCGGCAGACAGCGCTTTGAGGTCTACGTCAGGcgcctggagctccagggagccTTCGACAGAAGGCAGCTTGACGTCTGGGGCCGTAACAGTGATGTCGCTGTCGGTGGCCTTGAGCTCTGCCTGCGGGAGGCTGATGTCTGCCTCCAGATTGGGAGACTTGAGGGTGGGCTTGGAGAAGACCACACTGGGCACCGTGACTTTGGGCATGTGTATTTTCATACCGCCGACATCCGCTTTGCCTGCGGCCAACTCCAAGCTGCCTTCGGCCTCGGGGCCCTGCAGGGTGACTTCGCCCTCCGGGGCTTTGGGCAGCGAGACCTCGGCCTTGGGCAGGCTGACCTGCGCCTGGGGAGCTTTCATTTTGGGCAGCTTGACGCTGGGCATCTTGACATCGGGCATCTTGAATCGGCCTCTCTCTCCCTCCGCTGCACCGTGGCTGTCTCGATGGTCACCTCCACACTGGGCGCTTGGATTTCGGCCGTGGGTAGCGTCAACTCCAGTTCGGTGGCTCCGGAAGGCATCGTCACTTGAGGCTCGGGGAGGCTGACGTCCACCTCTGCGGCCACGGTGCCTTtggcctctctgctgctggaccaGCCAAAGGAAGGCATGCCGAACTTGGGCATCTTGAACTTGCCATCCTTGGCCTTGGCGGCCTCCTTCTCTGGGACTTTGGCCTCTCCTTCAAGGCTCATGGTGGCCTCAGGCGCCTGCAGGTCGACGCTAGCCTGTGGAAGAGTGACGTCGACGGAGGGCAGACTGATGTCCACCTTGGGAGCTTTGATGTCAGCTTTGGGCATCTTGAGGGAGGGCTTCTCCAGCTTCACACTGGTGCTTTCCCCTGCAGCCGTCATGGTGGCGGAGGGGAGCTCAACTTCAGCCTCAGCTGTGGGCACCTCACCCTTGGGCGAGGACACTTTGAATTTGGGCTTGTCGAACTTGGGCATCTTGAGCTTGCCTTTCAGGCCCGtgccttccagctccagcttaCCTTCGGCAGACGGCGATTTGAGGTGTACATCAGGcgcctggagctccagggagctTTGGAGGGATGGCGGCTTGACGTCTAGGGCCGTGACAGTGATGTCAGTGTCTGGGGCATTGAGCTCTGCCTGCGGGAGGCTGATGTCTGCCTCCAGTTTGGGAGACTCGACGGTGGGCTTGGAGAAGACCACGCTGGGCACCGTGACTTTGGGCATGTGTATTTTCATACCGCCACCTTCTGCTTTGCCTGCGGCCACCTCCAGGCTGCCTTCAACCTCGGGGCCCTGCAGGGTAACTTCACCCTCCAGGGCTTTGGGCAGCGAGACCTCGGCCTTGGGCAGGCTGACCTGCGCCTGGGGAGCTTTCATTTTGGGCAGCTTGATGCTGGGCATCTTGACGTCGGGCATCTTGAATCTGCCTTTCTCTCCCTCCGCTGCTCCCGTGGCCGTCTCGATGGTCACCTCCACACTGGGCGCTTGGATTTCGGCCgtgggcagggtcacctccaCTTCAGTGGCTCCAGAAGGCACCGTCACTTGAGGCTCGGGGAGGCTGACGTCCACTTCTGCGGCCACGGTGCCCTtggcctctctgctgctggaccaGCCAAAGGAAGGCATGCCGAACTTGGGCATCTTGAACTTGCCGTCCTTGGTCTTGGCGGCCTCCTTCTCTGGGACTTTGGCCTCTCCTTCAAGGCTCATCGTGGCCTCAGGCGCCTGCAGGTCGACGCTAGCCTGTGGAAGAGTGACGTCGACGGAGGGCATGCTGATGTCCACCTTGGGAGCTTTAATGTCAGCTTTGGGCATCTTGAGGGATGGCTTCTCCAGCTTTACACTGGTGACCTCCCCTGCAGCCGTCACGGTGGCGGAGGGGAGCTCAACTTCATCCTCAGCTGTGGGCACCTCACCCTTGGGCAAGGACACTGTGAATTTGGGCTTGTCGAACTGGGGCATCTTGACATCGGGCATCTTGAATCTGCCTTTCTCTCCCTCCGCTGCTACCGTGGCCGTCTCGACGGTCACCTCCACCCTGGGCGCTTGGATTTCGGCCGCGGGCAGGGTCACCTCCACTTCAGTGGCTCCAGAAGGCACCGTCACTTGAGGCTCGGAGAGGCTGACGTCCACCTCTGCGTCCACGGTGCCCTtggcctctctgctgctggaccaGCCAAAGGAAGGCATGCCGAACTTGGGCCTCTTGAATTTGCCATCCTTGGTCTTGGCAGCCTCCTTCTCTGGGACTTTGGCCTCCCCTTCAAGGCTCATGGTGGCCTCAGGCGCCTGCAGGTCGATGCTAGCCTGTGGAAGAGTGACGTCGACGGAGGGCATGCTGATGTCCACCTTGGGAGCTTTGATGTCAGCTTTGGGCATCTTGAGGGAGGGCTTCTCCAGCTTCACACTGGTGCTTTCCCCTGCAGCCGTCATGGTGGCGGAGGGGAGCTCAACTTCAGCCTCAGCTGTGGGCACCTCACCCTTGGGCGAGGACACTTTGAATTTGGGCTTGTCGAACTTGGGCATCTTGAGCTTGCCTTTCAGGCCCGtgcctcccagctccagcttgcCTTCGGCAGACGGCGCTTTGAGGTCTACGTCAGGcgcctggagc
This sequence is a window from Serinus canaria isolate serCan28SL12 chromosome 5, serCan2020, whole genome shotgun sequence. Protein-coding genes within it:
- the AHNAK2 gene encoding protein AHNAK2 isoform X42, with the translated sequence MEVTLKTEVEAGASGFSVKGGGNEGIFIKKVLKESPASKIFSLREGDQLLSATIFFDNIKYEDALKILQYSEPYRVQFSLKRKIAVQEDLEHSTAQHKKERIGQEKELSESIPEETPHVSGKSISEEDRETLIVSQRVGRSKRPKKDRLSWPKFQSIKNKKILRHRRSHSTSDAYEPALQDISPTSTDTESQFPQEVHTKEKKGSQRKLKFPSIGFRMHRSKPEPQEKQRKEIKTTLISEREKIHQYDISLENPEILTVEYTTSPAYEMKTGEGHETLTKDVKEMKNGIPSHVKQCPEVEISIKKDKEATSKFSVPEVADITTDIPKPSLETADLKVSPTKKSPQASSKSRKKKQKGTADKKDGESGINIDLMGHSTKGSVQVKGLEIGTAKAELQTSETLQTGEKKAEEDTQIINIQKINYGISVPKRKETEADTTKQRSDVPQSVQEKTADMTSEDSRNVTGKTLMPDTESDVSTWKIQMPSFKVAKAPKTDIKITREESKEDTEDRVKKERMEEDAIPTNDKALNIEIGMKRGEKDIEGKESKFRLPKLKFPTFTWSSAKEETAQPEAQISDREVKVQTLEITGEPQVSGPPEKITVPTAETKVVISIGKIDENDTKQKHEGQMLSPKKTNIKSSPVERKTEDTKGKMWISKTDIEIEKMEFNEKSKDELLEMTPPNIKAPEVDISLPSVDVTLPQASVDLQAPEATMSLEGEAKVPEKEAAKTKDGKFKMPKFGMPSFGWSSSREAKGTVAAEVDVSPPEPQVTVPSGATEVEVTLPAAEIQAPGVEVTIETATVEAGGEKGGFKMPDVKMPSIKLPKMKAPQAQVSLPKAEVSLPKAPEGDVALQGPEAEGSLEVAAGKAEGGGMKIHMPKVKVPSVVFSKPTLKSPKLEADISLPQAELKAPDSDITVTAPDDKLPSVEGSLELQAPDVDLKAPSAEGKLELEGTGLKGKLKMPKFDKPKFKVSSPKGEVPTAEVSLPSAEVELPSATVTAAGEGIGVKLEKPSLKMPKADIKAPKVDISMPSVDVTLPQASVDLQAPESTMSLEGEAKVPEKEAAKAKDGKFKMPKFGMPSFGWSSSREAKGTVAAEVDVSLPEPQVTVPSCVTEVEVTLPGAEIQAPGVEVTIETATVAAESEKGGFKMPDVKMPSIKLPKMKAPQAQVSLPKAEVSLPKAPEGEVALQGPEAEGSLEVAAGKVDVGGMKIHMPKVKVPSVVFSKPTLKSPNLEADISLPQAELKATDSDITVTAPDAKLPSVEGSLELQAPDVDLKAPSAEGKLELGGTGLKGKLKMPKFDKPKFKVSSPKGEVPTAEAEVELPSATMTAAGESTSVKLEKPSLKMPKADIKAPKVDISMPSVDVTLPQASVDLQAPEATMSLEGEAKVPEKEAAKTKDGKFKMPKFGMPSFGWSSSREAKGTVAAEVDVSLPEPQVTVPSGATEVEVTLPTAEIQAPSVEVTIETATGAAEGEKGRFKMPDVKMPSIKLPKMKAPQAQVSLPKAEVSLPKALEGEVALQGPEAEGSLEVAAGKAEGGGMKIHMPKVKVPSVVFSKPTVKSPKLEADISLPQAELKASDSDITVTAPDVKLPSVEGSLELQAPDVDLKAPSAEGKLELEGTGLKGKLKMPKFDKPKFKVSSPKGEVPTAEAEVELPSATVMVAGESTSVKLEKPSLKMPKADIKAPEVDISMPSVDVTLPQASVDLQAPEATMSLEGEAKVPENEAAKTKDGKFKMPKFGMPSFGWSSSREAKGTAAAEVDVSLPEPQVTVPSGSAITDVTFSDSEIQAPSFDAPLDSSCGKGEDIGKSKTSVFRMPKISLSKTFKPHAQSQSGCDVSVSETLCYSLTEDASSVPSESVEPKRFSDVKGESVSKSTKFRVPSIGFSKSEVTSSKIDLESSLQKGDVTLTKYQINLTESESKLASLGDENLSDFEVLGEDGSEEQGGFKLEGKTTSAEISLVDTEVTVKIPKFRKPKFRIRSKGKASEGDIGSNVQSDISKGRISSDMTGPDIEKTAQISDPHLGVKLHKPSLEVVLDAPTVDPNLSPMEATLPNLEAEIRGPDLECKAEQEVATGEKGTEEKENKFKSSKFKLPSFRWSPKKEAIAPSPVEEHLEGPTLSTLSGDMGSELTLPTPENQYTHEEFDTTEKDGEKAKTKKSQFTMPKISFPKIKGQKVQVSLPVLETDVSGPKEEKEAVSVQKSEKGSSGEVAGLGIKVPKVTVPPSEFSKPEAQAPKVEMHISMPTGEVKVPTCEGDDLTLKSAAANASLSTSDIKMTPEGLLEVKSPDISVERKSSEIAVGDVEIKAEGSEAKTKMSKFQMPKVGITLSKGKRLEKDVGQSKSEVKVPQLKATVEISDIAVEAPDLKAECGTEKRIYSPEAKITKTDSKTSEADVHLPSADIPFPKPDSDIQDSDAAVTIKGEIKQDGEGEEKEGHFKMPKFKLPSFSWSPKKEASVKSDSGANLEDQKLAVVSSRIDTEVKETAADDQGSGADLDLEISSGKVEQKSPIKKPQFVMPKISLSKIKVPKSQKVEVDATLPKTEIEGDDSIKIPDIEKSHPEGTEEGAQISIKLADTRVHTLEFSRVETEASKTEITVSSAKIDASLTPSERSFQQVDLKISSANECNIQKTGTKLPKGEASVDLKSPDILTESSSVVDGRKVKLEGPEGKIKMPTFQKTKFGISRIKGKVPETEISSPKIEAELPQLRTTNEIAGIAVGVPASELISDMSDPGGVDGKIKTPQALTGGIEDAKVDISTQSVSKPKTESVSESLEEKEIKLKEHEIKAEEVQTEEHQGWFKMPKFRIPAFGRSSLKEQKSDADIERSMEKAQATIPSAKAQTETSVPENTFSLPHAVAEITIGKEGIQKLEDSVKMSNVSLPEIEGHISLSAERTDSGVSLPKTETYAEVVKRSAEGHTSEITVSTAELSKSYPSASETDKARSSTNRFPTCTLTSPEHKGKSQDINVQKVESSMKLETSGVGCKPSSAEITLDATQKKIDVNLPKEELDIPNKEAAIKKGKIKGEVKITGKDSEESQLKRTVCEWSTTKGSEDGTYVTAKLEDLKVEVPTLKTDVKITGVDPEMKFCVKSVEKDVSAGVEVQVEDRAETSKIKAYKFKIPRFGMLHSEIKGFEDDTSLPKSEADSAPQSERDTAEMQLQKPEGLIGLKSPGLDHKEASARITGETVDQTQGVPEVSVKIPKLKIPRFTFRTLPIEADVLLSKVVTDPKGSSTDIEIVRLQASSAISEETQGAVEGGIQKAKSKILTLTEPDIKTAQMTATIESSLSSAGQDIHWSYIEGQEVSEKVEPEHVAIERCEIYTTEILKESEILSSEVKTAALGFSLLKAKLPESHSDLDVLVQQPSPTGDASVRRPTGAGESFGAAAQRTGSAELKLSDKPHHGSEESRGKVSLSKLKTSAAEVKGSSKLEEGFPGKSPEGITAAPLSEDEDVVEAVEGEEKDITNEKEKTDNKRSPGRFKFWLPSIGFSSPGDETSTDAKAEIKKSVPEDVKPADTSDDSSKQAEKAGWFRFPKLGFTSPSKKAKSVDKEEVGHKEGRLSDEDSPTDKPDVFFDAQESLSPKETGEGEKAETDGASSIVTSSARTELILLEEEKDIKSNIVGDTAK